Proteins co-encoded in one Candidatus Hydrogenedentota bacterium genomic window:
- a CDS encoding aminotransferase class I/II-fold pyridoxal phosphate-dependent enzyme has product MDSKETQDRGWGTRRDFIKTTGALTAGLALGGHTMARAAAETLAVNGGPKAVTAPHTDGTTWPRYGKEEEEAILKMLHAPNYDPLRELESDWKAFLGVPYAMAHCNGTSALASMFCALNLPPGSEIMVPSYTFFATIMPMRFFGLVPVFVDINPRTLNFDLEDAKKRLTPNTKAVLPVHWIGLPADMDAICEWAEEKGLIVLEDAAHAHGAKLKDKYMGTWGRMSIFSYQMSKPLPMIEGGMGVYQSKEDYERATALGNYDLPGVDPDGPYWKYKSSGLGLKFRMHPFSAALGRCQLKGLEDRNEAGAKQVRRLNDALTQLPGLYEQTSGRKDMRRLYYAWNMLSVDEKEAGASRAALVKALAAEGVSASAHYYTLQHELAVYREPEWWHHLPVIPELPGSTAANNTGIALPYFTREMPELVDQYIAAFEKVWAHRKELTA; this is encoded by the coding sequence ATGGACAGCAAAGAGACGCAGGACCGGGGATGGGGCACGCGCCGGGATTTCATCAAGACGACGGGCGCGCTCACGGCGGGACTGGCGCTGGGCGGCCACACGATGGCGCGGGCCGCCGCGGAGACGCTGGCGGTGAACGGCGGGCCGAAGGCGGTGACGGCGCCGCACACGGACGGCACCACCTGGCCGCGCTACGGCAAGGAGGAGGAGGAGGCCATCCTCAAGATGCTCCACGCGCCGAACTACGACCCCCTGCGCGAGCTGGAGAGCGACTGGAAGGCGTTCCTCGGCGTCCCGTACGCCATGGCGCACTGCAACGGGACGTCGGCCCTCGCGTCCATGTTCTGCGCGCTGAACCTGCCGCCGGGCAGCGAGATCATGGTGCCCAGCTACACCTTTTTCGCCACCATCATGCCCATGCGCTTCTTCGGGCTGGTGCCGGTGTTCGTGGACATCAACCCGCGCACGCTGAACTTCGACCTGGAGGACGCCAAGAAGCGGCTCACGCCGAACACCAAGGCCGTGCTGCCGGTCCACTGGATCGGCCTGCCGGCGGACATGGACGCCATCTGCGAATGGGCGGAGGAGAAGGGGCTCATCGTGCTGGAGGACGCGGCCCACGCCCACGGCGCGAAGTTGAAGGACAAGTACATGGGCACCTGGGGCCGCATGTCCATTTTCAGTTACCAGATGAGCAAGCCCCTGCCGATGATCGAGGGCGGCATGGGCGTGTACCAGTCCAAGGAGGACTACGAGCGGGCGACGGCGCTGGGCAACTACGACCTGCCGGGCGTGGACCCCGACGGCCCCTACTGGAAGTACAAGAGCTCCGGCCTCGGCCTCAAGTTCCGCATGCACCCCTTCTCCGCCGCCCTCGGCCGCTGCCAGCTCAAGGGCCTGGAGGACCGCAACGAGGCGGGGGCGAAACAGGTGCGGCGGCTAAACGACGCCCTGACGCAGCTCCCCGGCCTCTACGAGCAGACCAGCGGCCGCAAGGACATGCGGCGGCTTTACTACGCGTGGAACATGCTGTCCGTGGACGAGAAGGAGGCGGGCGCGTCCCGCGCGGCGCTCGTGAAGGCGCTGGCGGCGGAGGGCGTGAGCGCGTCGGCGCACTACTACACCCTCCAGCACGAGCTGGCGGTCTACCGCGAGCCGGAGTGGTGGCACCACCTCCCCGTGATCCCCGAGTTGCCCGGCAGCACGGCGGCGAACAACACGGGCATCGCCCTGCCGTACTTCACGCGGGAGATGCCGGAGCTGGTGGACCAGTACATCGCGGCCTTCGAGAAGGTCTGGGCGCACCGGAAAGAACTGACCGCCTGA